A section of the Pedobacter sp. HDW13 genome encodes:
- a CDS encoding TonB-dependent receptor, whose amino-acid sequence MKFFIKSAWLLLLLAGFCLNSFAQNYSVKGIVLDTAGQPLPGAVVRIKSKTDSVGISANPDGTFIIAKIKSKQFTLSAAFIGYDTFTKQYLIEKGNSLTIENIKLKPSSNTLDAVVISGVPPVKVTEDTVSFNAKAFPVREGDAVDEVLKKLPGVKVDKDGNVTSQGAPITKIRVNGKDFFGTDVATAIKNLPADIIKNLQFIDDYGDQAKLTGIKTGEPEKILNLTIQEDKKKGYFARASAGVGNADRYNTSIRGNSMKGERQLSFDATSANANMRGGGGDGVTTRNAVGLNFKNEFSPKLSLDAGYNFNNDRNNTISTTYTQNILQDAGQNINRLEDAQNNNKSDNYSHWMGGNLEYKIDTMNYLKISPNFNYNTGIGNSTGGSLVTQDTLFTRRESTNANSSNSFSAKANIFYNHKFAKKGRNLSSWSNINYSNGGNNRNGYNQYINMHGSKTDSLIQNQLNNQDNNNFGLNVGASYMEPLWHKTFIELNYSWNRTSTNNAKETYDVMAGSQVFNPQLSNIYDYQFVTNKVGMNYRYIGEKLNYTVGINAQPAVLTGQNLSHNVKTENRTFNLIPSGRFSYKFSNQQSLDVNYWGRNNQPGFLQLQPITDNSNLQNEITGNPDLKPEFVHSVNAHYKLADWSAGKVILANFRYERTDDKIVTTKARVPGTVNQLTSYTNTDGYYTIQGDYNISKPLSAERKFTIGYSGSGQLNNNISFTDNSRIEAKNISWRQELEFRVDLKDITNFEIETSYSQNLTSYTNTTLSNRQSNRFEYGIEGRNYFFKDLTLGYDFSKQINNGFDNGAVRNPTLLRLSMEYKFMKNDMAAIRVEGFDLFDQNSGISRDVFDNVIVDRQVNRLGRYFMLSLIYRVRKFG is encoded by the coding sequence ATGAAGTTTTTTATTAAGTCGGCCTGGCTGCTGCTCCTGCTTGCAGGATTTTGCTTAAACAGCTTTGCCCAAAATTATTCTGTTAAGGGCATCGTGCTCGATACCGCCGGCCAGCCTTTACCCGGAGCTGTAGTTAGAATTAAATCGAAAACCGATAGTGTTGGCATCTCAGCCAATCCGGATGGCACCTTTATCATTGCCAAAATTAAATCCAAACAGTTTACCTTATCGGCTGCCTTTATTGGTTATGATACTTTTACCAAACAGTATCTGATTGAAAAGGGAAATAGCCTTACTATCGAAAACATTAAACTAAAGCCATCTTCCAATACGCTCGATGCCGTAGTGATATCGGGTGTTCCCCCAGTAAAAGTAACAGAAGATACGGTGAGTTTTAATGCCAAAGCCTTTCCGGTGAGAGAAGGTGATGCTGTAGACGAAGTACTTAAAAAGCTGCCCGGCGTAAAAGTAGATAAAGATGGTAATGTAACGAGTCAGGGTGCGCCCATAACCAAAATACGGGTTAATGGAAAGGATTTCTTCGGCACGGATGTGGCAACTGCGATTAAAAACCTGCCGGCTGATATTATTAAAAACCTGCAATTTATTGATGACTATGGTGATCAGGCTAAATTAACCGGCATTAAAACCGGCGAACCCGAGAAAATCCTGAACCTAACCATCCAGGAAGATAAAAAGAAGGGCTATTTTGCCCGTGCTTCAGCAGGTGTGGGTAATGCCGATCGCTACAACACCAGCATTAGAGGTAACAGTATGAAAGGCGAAAGACAACTTTCGTTTGATGCGACCTCGGCCAATGCCAATATGCGTGGCGGGGGTGGCGATGGAGTAACGACCAGAAACGCAGTTGGCTTAAACTTCAAAAATGAGTTTAGCCCTAAACTTTCGCTTGATGCCGGTTATAACTTTAACAACGACCGCAATAATACCATCAGCACCACTTACACGCAGAACATTTTACAAGATGCCGGGCAAAACATCAATCGCCTCGAAGATGCACAAAACAACAATAAGAGCGATAACTATAGTCACTGGATGGGCGGTAACCTCGAGTATAAAATCGATACGATGAACTACCTGAAGATTTCGCCAAACTTTAACTATAATACAGGCATAGGTAACAGTACGGGTGGATCGTTGGTTACACAGGATACATTATTTACGCGCCGCGAATCGACCAATGCAAACAGTTCGAATAGTTTTAGTGCCAAGGCAAATATTTTTTATAACCACAAGTTTGCGAAAAAAGGGCGTAACCTGAGCAGCTGGAGTAACATTAACTACTCTAACGGGGGCAATAACAGAAATGGGTACAACCAGTACATTAATATGCATGGCAGTAAAACCGATTCGTTAATCCAAAACCAATTAAACAATCAGGATAACAATAACTTCGGTTTAAATGTTGGCGCATCGTACATGGAGCCTTTATGGCATAAAACTTTTATCGAGCTTAACTACAGCTGGAACCGTACTTCGACCAACAATGCAAAAGAAACATACGATGTAATGGCTGGTAGTCAGGTTTTCAACCCACAGCTAAGCAATATTTATGATTATCAGTTTGTAACCAACAAAGTAGGTATGAACTACCGTTACATTGGCGAAAAGTTGAATTATACCGTTGGGATTAATGCCCAGCCGGCTGTTTTAACCGGACAGAACCTGAGCCATAATGTTAAAACCGAGAACCGCACTTTTAACCTGATCCCATCGGGTAGATTTTCTTATAAATTCTCAAATCAGCAGTCGCTTGATGTAAATTATTGGGGCAGAAATAACCAACCAGGTTTTCTGCAGTTACAACCAATTACCGATAACTCGAACCTGCAGAATGAAATTACCGGAAACCCCGATTTGAAACCGGAATTTGTACACAGCGTTAACGCCCACTACAAACTGGCCGACTGGAGTGCAGGTAAAGTGATTCTGGCTAATTTCAGATATGAACGAACTGACGACAAAATTGTAACCACCAAAGCGCGTGTACCCGGTACAGTAAATCAGTTAACAAGCTACACCAATACCGATGGCTACTACACTATACAAGGTGATTACAACATCAGTAAACCGCTATCGGCTGAACGGAAGTTTACCATCGGGTATTCGGGTTCGGGACAATTGAACAACAACATTTCTTTTACCGACAATAGCAGGATTGAAGCGAAAAACATTTCGTGGCGACAAGAACTGGAGTTCAGGGTAGACCTGAAGGACATTACCAATTTCGAGATAGAAACCTCTTATTCTCAAAACCTAACCAGCTACACCAACACAACTTTGAGCAACCGACAATCGAACCGCTTTGAGTATGGCATTGAAGGCCGTAACTATTTCTTTAAAGATCTTACCCTGGGTTACGATTTCAGCAAGCAGATTAATAATGGATTCGATAACGGAGCCGTTCGCAATCCTACCCTGTTACGTCTGTCGATGGAGTACAAATTTATGAAAAACGATATGGCAGCTATCCGTGTAGAAGGATTTGATCTTTTTGATCAGAATTCGGGCATTTCGAGAGATGTATTTGATAACGTAATTGTCGACAGGCAGGTAAACCGCCTTGGTCGCTATTTTATGTTATCGTTAATTTACCGGGTACGCAAGTTTGGTTAA
- a CDS encoding DUF4397 domain-containing protein, translating to MKKTVNYLKYVMAISLLALSLVACKKDSKTDQPVATTATLSFNNGLDLTGKFDFYVNGIKKASLDALLHSDYSEVPEGKLTVKVSNTVSSATLASADFTLTAGRNYSVFICGTASAPTLVLTEDNLNVPIKDSGKIRFVNLSQGAKGLDLNVRGKQPVFSNLAYKSATNFENMAVAAEVDFDLRETGNNQVINSLEKVKIENGKIYTIIATGDRSENSANVKMTVITNK from the coding sequence ATGAAAAAAACAGTAAATTATTTGAAGTACGTCATGGCTATAAGCCTACTAGCCCTTAGTCTTGTTGCCTGCAAAAAGGACAGCAAAACTGATCAACCTGTAGCTACAACCGCTACCCTATCGTTCAACAACGGTCTCGATCTTACTGGCAAATTCGACTTCTACGTTAATGGGATTAAAAAAGCGAGCCTGGATGCCTTGCTCCACAGCGACTACAGCGAAGTACCTGAAGGAAAATTAACAGTTAAGGTAAGCAACACAGTTTCGTCGGCTACGCTTGCCAGTGCCGATTTTACCCTTACCGCAGGTCGCAATTATTCGGTATTTATTTGCGGTACAGCAAGCGCGCCCACGCTGGTTTTAACCGAAGATAACCTTAACGTGCCCATAAAAGACAGTGGAAAAATCCGTTTTGTTAACTTAAGTCAGGGCGCAAAGGGGCTTGATTTAAACGTGCGTGGAAAACAGCCTGTATTTAGTAATCTGGCTTATAAAAGCGCTACCAATTTCGAAAACATGGCGGTAGCTGCCGAAGTTGACTTCGACTTACGCGAAACCGGAAATAACCAGGTGATCAATAGCCTTGAAAAGGTAAAAATCGAAAACGGAAAGATTTACACCATTATTGCAACCGGCGACAGAAGCGAAAATAGCGCCAATGTTAAAATGACCGTTATAACCAATAAATAA
- the katG gene encoding catalase/peroxidase HPI, with protein sequence MEKDPNDISKCPFHNGSMKNNVGGGGTRNNDWWPKQLKLNILRQNSALSNPSDPDFNYAEAFKSLDLEAVKSDLHTLMTDSQDWWPADFGHYGGLFIRMAWHSAGTYRVGDGRGGAGAGLQRFAPLNSWPDNVSLDKARRLLWPIKQKYGNKISWADLMILAGNIALESMGFKTFGFAGGREDAWEADESVYWGAETTWLGGDLRYAHGSDGADKAHGVVVTDDDADGDIHSRNLEKPLAAVQMGLIYVNPEGPDGNPDPIAAAKDIRDTFGRMAMNDEETVALIAGGHTFGKTHGAASADHVGKEPEAADIASQGFGWSSSFGSGKGADAITSGLEVTWTTTPTKWSNNFFENLFRYEWELTKSPAGAHQWVAKNAEAIIPDAYDSAKKHLPTMLTTDLSLRFDPAYEKISRGFLENPDAFADAFARAWYKLTHRDMGPRERYLGADVPQEELLWQDPIPAVNHTLVNESDVTALKSKILASGLTTSELVGTAWASAATFRGSDKRGGANGARIRLAPQKDWKVNNPVQLQKVLGVLENIQQDFNAGQTDNKKVSLADLIVLAGNAGVERATNGVIVPFVAGRMDASQEQTDIESFGYLEPAADGFRNYRNPRVPVATEELLIDKAHLLTLTSPELTVLVGGLRVLDINFDGSKHGVFTQNPGQLSNDFFVNLLDMNTAWKATSEDRELYIGSSRKSGQPKWTATRADLVFGSNAELRAIAEVYASTDGQQKLVKDFVAAWTKVMNLDRFDLA encoded by the coding sequence ATGGAAAAAGACCCGAACGATATCAGCAAATGCCCGTTCCATAACGGCAGCATGAAAAACAATGTAGGTGGTGGCGGTACCAGAAATAACGATTGGTGGCCAAAGCAGTTAAAACTTAATATTCTCCGTCAGAATTCAGCTTTATCAAATCCCTCTGATCCTGATTTTAATTACGCCGAGGCTTTTAAAAGCTTAGATCTGGAAGCTGTGAAAAGTGATCTGCATACTTTGATGACTGATTCGCAGGATTGGTGGCCTGCAGATTTCGGTCACTATGGTGGTTTATTTATCCGTATGGCCTGGCATAGCGCAGGTACTTACCGTGTGGGTGATGGTAGAGGTGGTGCAGGAGCCGGATTACAGCGTTTTGCACCTTTAAACAGCTGGCCTGATAATGTGAGCTTAGATAAGGCGCGTCGGTTACTTTGGCCAATTAAACAAAAGTATGGTAATAAAATTTCATGGGCCGATTTAATGATTCTCGCCGGCAATATTGCTTTAGAATCAATGGGCTTTAAAACCTTTGGCTTTGCCGGAGGTCGCGAAGATGCCTGGGAAGCTGACGAATCGGTTTACTGGGGTGCAGAAACAACCTGGTTAGGCGGCGATTTACGCTATGCACATGGCTCTGATGGTGCCGATAAAGCACATGGCGTAGTGGTAACCGACGATGATGCCGATGGTGATATCCATTCGCGTAATTTAGAAAAACCACTGGCTGCAGTACAAATGGGCTTGATTTATGTAAATCCCGAAGGACCAGATGGCAATCCTGATCCAATCGCAGCAGCCAAAGATATTCGCGATACTTTTGGTCGCATGGCCATGAACGACGAAGAAACTGTTGCTTTAATTGCAGGTGGACATACTTTTGGTAAAACCCATGGTGCAGCCTCTGCCGATCATGTGGGTAAAGAACCTGAAGCAGCTGATATTGCCAGTCAGGGTTTTGGCTGGAGCAGTAGTTTCGGATCGGGTAAAGGTGCAGATGCCATTACCAGCGGATTGGAAGTAACCTGGACAACCACGCCAACCAAATGGAGCAATAATTTCTTCGAAAACTTATTTAGATACGAGTGGGAATTAACCAAGAGCCCGGCAGGTGCACACCAGTGGGTAGCTAAAAATGCAGAAGCCATTATACCTGATGCTTATGATAGTGCAAAGAAACATTTGCCAACCATGTTAACCACCGATCTTTCTTTAAGGTTCGATCCGGCTTACGAAAAAATATCAAGAGGCTTCTTAGAAAATCCTGATGCTTTTGCTGATGCTTTTGCACGAGCATGGTATAAGCTTACACACCGCGATATGGGACCGCGCGAGCGCTATCTTGGTGCCGATGTGCCACAGGAAGAATTGCTTTGGCAAGATCCGATACCGGCAGTAAATCACACTTTGGTTAACGAAAGTGACGTTACCGCACTAAAATCTAAAATTTTGGCTTCAGGCCTTACTACCTCGGAATTGGTTGGTACTGCCTGGGCTTCAGCAGCCACTTTCAGGGGTTCCGATAAACGCGGTGGCGCTAATGGCGCTCGCATAAGATTGGCACCACAAAAAGATTGGAAGGTAAATAATCCGGTCCAGTTACAAAAAGTATTGGGCGTTTTGGAGAACATTCAGCAAGATTTTAATGCTGGTCAAACAGATAATAAAAAGGTTTCTCTGGCCGATTTAATTGTACTGGCTGGCAATGCAGGAGTAGAGCGTGCCACAAACGGCGTAATTGTTCCGTTCGTTGCAGGCCGTATGGATGCCTCACAAGAGCAAACAGACATAGAATCGTTTGGCTATTTAGAACCGGCTGCCGATGGTTTCCGTAACTACCGCAATCCAAGAGTACCTGTGGCTACAGAAGAGCTGTTGATTGATAAAGCGCATTTGTTAACTTTAACTTCGCCCGAATTAACCGTGCTAGTTGGTGGTTTGCGTGTGCTCGATATCAACTTTGATGGTTCTAAGCATGGTGTATTTACTCAAAATCCTGGTCAGCTAAGCAACGATTTCTTTGTGAACCTGTTGGATATGAATACGGCCTGGAAAGCCACTTCTGAGGATAGAGAACTATATATTGGTAGCAGCCGCAAAAGCGGACAACCCAAATGGACAGCTACCCGTGCCGACTTGGTATTTGGCTCAAATGCAGAACTAAGGGCAATTGCCGAAGTTTATGCCAGCACTGATGGGCAACAGAAATTAGTTAAAGACTTTGTAGCCGCCTGGACCAAAGTGATGAATTTAGATCGTTTTGATCTGGCTTAA
- a CDS encoding LysR family transcriptional regulator, whose translation MFDFRLKVFYIVAKRLNFTRAAEELFITQPAVTKHIQEIEAFYKTRLFDRNGTKIKITQAGNILLKHAEALINIHRNIDFELSTLAKNIKGTLRMGASTTIAQYFLPKYLASFRQQFPDITVSLKSNNTEAIENLLIENKIDLGLVEGQSKRPHIKYTPFVQDEIVLCTSNTNPMVKKTTISLGDLQKLPLVLREPGSGSLEVVAAALKNVGLSLSQLNRDLELESAESIKAYLLNTNAFAFLSIHAILKELKSGELKVVDVKGLDITRVFYFITQQGDTPDLQEIFIKHLASHNLKL comes from the coding sequence ATGTTTGACTTTAGACTGAAGGTTTTTTATATCGTGGCCAAGCGGCTTAATTTTACCAGGGCTGCTGAAGAATTATTTATTACACAACCCGCAGTTACCAAGCATATACAGGAGATAGAGGCTTTTTATAAAACCAGGCTTTTCGACCGTAATGGAACGAAAATTAAAATTACCCAGGCTGGCAATATCCTTTTGAAACACGCCGAAGCGCTAATAAACATCCACCGTAATATTGATTTTGAGCTTTCTACTCTCGCTAAAAATATCAAGGGAACGCTTCGCATGGGAGCAAGTACAACCATTGCCCAATATTTTTTACCTAAATATCTGGCTTCTTTCCGACAGCAATTCCCTGATATCACCGTATCGCTTAAATCGAACAACACCGAAGCGATAGAAAACCTGTTAATTGAAAATAAAATTGACCTTGGATTGGTTGAAGGGCAATCTAAACGCCCGCACATTAAATATACGCCATTTGTTCAGGATGAAATTGTACTCTGTACCAGCAATACTAATCCGATGGTCAAAAAAACCACTATTAGTCTAGGTGATCTCCAGAAACTACCCCTGGTTTTGCGCGAGCCGGGTTCTGGTTCGCTTGAAGTAGTGGCTGCTGCACTGAAAAATGTAGGTTTAAGTTTATCGCAACTCAACAGGGATCTGGAACTGGAAAGTGCCGAAAGTATAAAGGCTTATCTCCTTAATACGAATGCTTTCGCTTTCCTGTCTATCCATGCCATACTCAAAGAGCTTAAAAGTGGCGAGCTAAAGGTTGTTGATGTTAAAGGGCTCGATATTACTCGTGTATTCTATTTCATTACGCAGCAGGGCGATACGCCCGACTTGCAGGAAATCTTTATCAAACACCTCGCCTCTCATAACCTTAAGTTATAA
- a CDS encoding AAA family ATPase, with protein MMNITDLIISDKEQIQLNDLFLDEYNRTMLNQLIREHSYIEQLRQYELPVNNKVMLHGSSGCGKTTTAKAIAAALGKNLLVLNLSNVISARLGETAQHVKMVFDKAKREKAVLFLDEFDQIGKARSEGDKDVGEMHRLVNTMIQMIDYFPENALLICATNYESFIDPALLRRFQLRLSFTMPGNAVLDAYYDKLLSRFPEHIRIIERKYGISFAEAKDHAYRLVKGVLISEFELQTTLSEVEETQILAN; from the coding sequence ATGATGAACATAACCGACCTGATTATAAGCGATAAAGAACAGATCCAGTTAAACGATTTGTTTTTAGACGAATATAATCGAACCATGCTTAACCAGCTGATCAGAGAGCATAGTTACATAGAACAGCTGCGCCAGTACGAATTGCCGGTTAATAATAAAGTGATGTTGCATGGTAGCTCGGGTTGTGGTAAAACTACTACAGCTAAAGCCATTGCGGCTGCACTGGGTAAGAACCTGCTTGTGCTTAATCTCAGTAATGTAATCAGCGCCCGCTTAGGCGAAACCGCCCAGCATGTTAAAATGGTTTTCGATAAGGCCAAAAGGGAGAAAGCGGTTCTTTTTCTGGATGAGTTTGATCAGATAGGTAAGGCAAGGAGCGAGGGCGACAAAGATGTTGGCGAAATGCACAGGCTGGTTAATACCATGATCCAGATGATTGACTATTTCCCTGAAAATGCGCTGTTAATCTGTGCCACCAATTACGAATCATTCATCGATCCGGCTTTGTTAAGGCGTTTTCAACTTAGGTTAAGCTTTACCATGCCTGGCAACGCAGTGCTGGATGCTTACTACGATAAACTGCTTTCGCGTTTTCCTGAGCATATCCGGATCATTGAGCGCAAATATGGTATATCCTTTGCCGAAGCCAAAGATCATGCTTATCGACTGGTTAAAGGTGTGCTAATCAGTGAATTTGAGCTGCAAACAACTTTAAGCGAAGTAGAAGAAACCCAAATACTGGCCAATTAG
- a CDS encoding acyltransferase family protein gives MNLSTTPNGLLKTKQHFEILDGLRGLAAVAVVVFHFMEFATPDYKDNFIAHAYLAVDFFFCLSGFVIAYAYDHKIADLGIIPFLKLRFIRLHPLVIIGSVIGVFAFIFDPFSNLQAVYGFGQTFIMFLSSCFMVPYPLVQERYFNLFHLNPPTWSLFWEYIANIAYAVLLIKLPNKVLWFLTAIAAVMLGFEAQKAGYLGVGWGGDNFLGGGIRVLYAFLAGILVYRSKWIIRSKLGFVSMGILLLAVFLVPFSKANSIIDPLLIIIYFPFLVALGQALHCNQSWPKSANPQAIFLIRFM, from the coding sequence ATGAACTTAAGTACTACACCAAATGGCCTGTTAAAAACCAAACAGCATTTCGAAATTTTAGATGGTCTCAGAGGACTGGCTGCGGTAGCAGTCGTCGTTTTTCATTTTATGGAGTTTGCTACTCCCGATTACAAAGACAACTTTATTGCACATGCTTACCTGGCAGTCGATTTCTTTTTCTGCCTTTCTGGTTTCGTTATTGCCTATGCTTACGATCACAAAATAGCAGATCTGGGTATTATTCCTTTCTTAAAACTCAGGTTCATCCGCCTGCATCCGCTCGTAATTATCGGTTCCGTTATTGGGGTGTTTGCCTTCATTTTCGATCCATTTAGTAATCTTCAGGCGGTTTATGGTTTTGGGCAAACCTTTATTATGTTTCTTTCTTCATGCTTTATGGTGCCTTATCCGCTGGTGCAGGAGCGTTATTTTAATCTCTTTCACCTCAATCCGCCAACCTGGTCGTTATTTTGGGAGTATATTGCCAACATTGCTTATGCGGTGCTGCTCATTAAATTGCCCAATAAGGTACTGTGGTTCCTAACCGCAATTGCTGCGGTAATGCTAGGGTTTGAGGCGCAAAAGGCAGGTTACCTCGGCGTAGGGTGGGGTGGCGATAATTTTTTAGGCGGGGGCATCAGGGTTTTGTATGCTTTCCTTGCCGGAATTTTAGTGTACCGTTCTAAATGGATTATTCGTTCAAAACTGGGTTTCGTTTCAATGGGGATTTTACTTCTGGCGGTTTTTCTTGTCCCTTTTTCCAAAGCAAATTCCATTATCGATCCGCTTCTGATAATAATTTATTTTCCTTTTCTAGTGGCCCTGGGGCAGGCGCTACACTGCAACCAAAGCTGGCCAAAATCTGCAAATCCTCAGGCGATATTTCTTATCCGCTTTATGTAA